In one window of Mercurialis annua linkage group LG4, ddMerAnnu1.2, whole genome shotgun sequence DNA:
- the LOC130014516 gene encoding cytochrome P450 76A1-like, with protein MGLGLIIIAIILLWIVVSRTRERRWVLPPGPIRLPLVGNLLQLSKEPHASFAKLASQYGPIMTLWLGPIRTVVISSSEVAKEMFKNHDTVLAGRQIYESMKGKYGNEGSLITAQYGSQWRLLKRLCTTELFTGSRLDATQTIRANSVDRMIQYLRNASENGTKAVDLHRCFFLMAFNHIGNLIFSQNLDDPNLERGSIYFYHTSKIMEVSCKPNVADFLPILKWIDPQGIKRRTHFHTEHAFEAGQGFIEERIKIRSCEAHDGDKDKRKDFLDVLLDFHGDNIKAPSKLTSTFMNIIITEIFCAGSDTTSSTLEWAMAELLHNPIILKKLQFELRTIIHPENKFEEKNIENLPYLMAIIKETLRLHPPTPLLVPHMAMESCNMLGFDIPKNTQILVNVWAIGRDPKTWEDPLLFRPERFLEPNMADYKGSYFQYLPFGSGRRMCPAVPLASRLLPFALGSVVHSFDWVLDGIKPENVDMSEMVELTLRKFIPLKAIPVPLKNNCANE; from the exons atgggatTGGGACTAATAATAATAGCCATAATATTATTATGGATTGTAGTATCAAGAACGAGAGAAAGAAGATGGGTTTTACCACCGGGGCCGATTAGGTTACCACTAGTCGGAAACCTTCTTCAGCTAAGTAAGGAGCCGCATGCATCATTTGCCAAATTGGCTAGTCAATATGGTCCAATAATGACCCTTTGGTTAGGACCTATACGAACCGTGGTCATATCTTCTAGTGAAGTGGCTAAAGAAATGTTTAAGAATCATGATACCGTTCTGGCAGGAAGGCAGATTTATGAATCCATGAAAGGAAAATATGGTAATGAAGGTTCTTTGATTACGGCTCAGTATGGATCGCAATGGCGGTTACTAAAGCGTCTTTGCACCACAGAATTGTTTACGGGCAGTCGTCTTGACGCCACGCAAACCATACGTGCAAACTCCGTTGATCGAATGATACAATATTTAAGAAATGCAAGTGAGAATGGAACCAAAGCCGTTGATCTTCATAGATGTTTTTTCTTGATGGCTTTTAATCATATTGGTAATCTAATATTCTCACAAAATTTGGACGATCCAAATTTAGAGAGAGGGTCTATATACTTTTATCATACATCTAAGATCATGGAGGTGAGTTGTAAGCCAAATGTCGCAGATTTTTTACCAATTTTGAAATGGATTGATCCTCAAGGTATAAAGAGAAGGACTCATTTTCATACCGAACATGCCTTCGAAGCTGGTCAAGGTTTTATCGAAGAAAGGATTAAAATTAGGTCATGTGAAGCACATGATGGTgataaagataaaagaaaggACTTTTTAGATGTGCTTTTGGATTTTCATGGGGATAATATCAAGGCACCCTCTAAATTAACCTCAACATTCATGAATATTATCATCACC GAAATATTTTGTGCAGGAAGTGATACAACATCGAGTACTTTAGAGTGGGCAATGGCTGAACTCCTTCACAATCCTATTATACTTAAAAAGTTACAGTTCGAGCTAAGAACCATTATCCATCCTGAAAACAagtttgaagaaaaaaatatcgAAAATCTTCCATATCTAATGGCAATCATCAAAGAAACTTTAAGGCTTCATCCACCAACACCTCTCCTAGTCCCACACATGGCCATGGAATCGTGCAACATGCTTGGTTTCGATATTCCAAAAAATACTCAGATTCTGGTTAATGTTTGGGCAATAGGAAGAGATCCAAAAACTTGGGAGGATCCTTTACTGTTTAGACCGGAGAGATTTCTTGAGCCAAATATGGCGGATTATAAGGGTAGTTATTTTCAGTATTTACCCTTTGGTTCTGGTCGTAGAATGTGTCCTGCTGTTCCTCTTGCTTCTCGTTTGCTCCCTTTTGCTCTCGGATCGGTTGTGCACTCTTTCGATTGGGTTTTGGATGGGATTAAACCAGAAAATGTAGACATGAGTGAAATGGTAGAATTAACACTTAGAAAATTTATTCCTTTAAAAGCTATTCCAGTTCCTCTCAAGAACAATTGCGCTAATGAGTAG
- the LOC126678475 gene encoding uncharacterized protein LOC126678475, with translation METDRSWMYKSHTNELLTTWYKEHVKEFVRFALRHPACMSGVHIKCPCPKRGCRNTSYRDVDEVEFHLLKNGFVKGYQVWVFHGEGSVLNPPPLAQLPEQDVQFDYEDEGPGEFSSAQRMILDAAGPEITFPEDELPNAEAQKFYDMMRAAEEDIWPGNSRHSPFSASAKVMEIKCRHKGSVALVDDVCGLIQELLPEDNKMPTNFAKIKKLVKGLGLPVEVIDCCFYNCMIYWGEDADLTHCKVCNYARWKPVTQGKSTKRKANVPYSKMFYFPITPRLQRLYASKATARHMTWHADHEMEGDKMCHPSDSPAWKRFSKLHSEFADEGRNIRLGLCSDGFQPFTNFGQQYSSWPVILTPYNLPPGMCMKDEFMFLTVLVPGPRNPKHLMDIFLQPLIAELNQLWECGVQTYDVHKRQNFQLKAALMWTINDFPAYSMLSGWSTAGRKACPYCMENTDAFTLDKSGKQSWFDCHRKFLPPNHQFRRNVTDFRKGKREVGKRFAGVRTGYELLAEIDRLGFKKAFEPGAKVTNALLSKDHGWNKKSIF, from the coding sequence ATGGAGACagaccgcagttggatgtacaAGAGCCACACAAACGAGCTGCTAACCACATGGTATAAGGAGCATGTGAAGGAGTTTGTCCGGTTTGCATTACGGCATCCGGCTTGTATGAGTGGGGTACATATAAAATGCCCCTGCCCTAAGAGAGGTTGTCGAAATACAAGCTATCGGGATGTCGATGAGGTGGAATTCCATCTATTGAAGAATGGGTTCGTGAAAGGTTACCAAGTATGGGTTTTTCATGGCGAGGGGAGCGTTTTGAACCCCCCTCCCCTTGCACAGTTACCAGAGCAGGATGTTCAATTCGACTATGAAGATGAGGGGCCAGGTGAGTTCAGTTCCGCTCAAAGAATGATTCTTGATGCGGCCGGTCCAGAAATAACGTTTCCTGAAGATGAGCTCCCGAATGCTGAAGCTCaaaaattttatgatatgatgcgtgcggctgAAGAAGACATATGGCCTGGGAATAGCAGACATTCTCCATTTTCTGCATCTGCTAAAGTGATGGAGATCAAGTGTCGACATAAGGGTTCGGTAGCTTTAGTTGACGACGTATGCGGATTGATACAGGAGCTGCTCCCGgaggacaacaagatgccaaCGAATTTTGCTAAGATTAAGAAGCTGGTCAAAGGTTTGGGGTTGCCGGTTGAGGTTATTGATTGTTGTTTCTATAACTGTATGATTTATTGGGGGGAGGACGCGGATCTAACGCACTGCAAAGTTTGTAATTATGCGCGGTGGAAACCTGTGACCCAAGGAAAATCCACAAAAAGAAAGGCTAACGTGCCATATAGTAAAATGTTCTATTTTCCAATAACTCCGAGGCtacagaggttgtacgcttcgaAAGCCACTGCTCGGCATATGACCTGGCACGCAGACCACGAGATGGAGGGTGATAAGATGTGCCACCCGTCCGACTCTCCGGCTTGGAAACGTTTTAGTAAACTGCATTCTGAGTTTGCCGATGAAGGGAGAAATATCAGATTAGGCTTATGCTCCGATGGGTTTCAGCCATTTACCAATTTTGGGCAGCAGTATTCCTCGTGGCCGGTCATTTTGACGCCGTACAATCTCCCCccaggcatgtgcatgaaggatgagtttatgtttttaacggTTTTGGTACCAGGGCCTAGAAACCCAAAACACCTAATGGATATCTTCCTACAGCCGCTGATTGCAGAGTTGAACCAACTGTGGGAATGTGGAGTCCAGACATATGACGTTCATAAGCGTCAGAATTTTCAACTAAAAGCGGCTCTTATgtggacaataaatgactttcccgcttattctATGTTGTCTGGTTGGAGCACTGCTGGTAGAAAAGCATGCCCGTACTGCATGGAAAACACTGATGCATTCACACTGGATAAAAGCGGtaaacaatcgtggtttgattgccatcGCAAGTTTTTGCCTCCGAATCACCAATTCCGTCGAAATGTTACTGATTTCCGTAAGGGGAAACGAGAGGTCGGCAAAAGGTTTGCAGGGGTGAGAACTGGATATGAACTGTTAGCAGAGATTGATCGACTGGGGTTTAAGAAGGCATTTGAGCCTGGTGCGAAAGTTACTAATGCATTACTGTCAAAAGATCATGggtggaataaaaaaagtatcttTTGA
- the LOC126677796 gene encoding cytochrome P450 76A1-like: MGLGLIVIAIILSWILVSRTRERRWVLPPGPIRLPLVGNLLLLSKVPHVSFAKLACQYGPIMTLWLGPIRTVVISSSDVAKEMFKNHDTVLAGRQIYESMKGEHGNEGSLVTAQYGSQWRLIRRLCTIELFTGSRLDAARTLRANSVDRMIHQIRNAGENGTAAVDLHRCFYLMAFNHIGNLIFSKDLDDPNFEKGSKYFYHTCKLMEVSCKPNVADFLPILKWLDPQGIKRMTRFHSKQIFEVAKSFMEERIKIRECEEHGGDEDKRKDFLDVLLDFHGDDIKAPTTLSSTFMNSIIAELFAAGTDTTSSTLEWAMAELLHNPIILKKLQFELRTIIHPEKKLEEKDIEHLPYLMAVIKETLRLHPPAPLLIPHMAMESCNMLGFDIPKNTQILVNIWAIGRDPKTWENPLVFRPERFLEVDMVVDYKGSHFQYLPFGSGRRMCPAVPLASRLLPFALGSVLHSFDWDLGDGLRPEDVEMSEMVGLTLRKFVPLKAIPVPFKNNCAPQHE; the protein is encoded by the exons atgggGTTGGGACTAATTGTAATAGCCATAATATTATCATGGATTTTGGTATCAAGAACGAGAGAAAGAAGATGGGTTTTACCCCCCGGACCGATAAGGTTACCACTAGTCGGAAACCTTCTGCTGCTAAGCAAAGTGCCGCATGTATCGTTTGCCAAATTGGCTTGTCAATATGGTCCTATAATGACACTTTGGTTAGGACCTATCCGAACCGTGGTCATATCTTCTAGTGATGTGGCTAAAGAAATGTTCAAGAACCATGATACAGTTCTTGCAGGGAGGCAAATTTATGAGTCTATGAAAGGAGAACATGGTAATGAAGGATCTTTGGTAACGGCTCAGTATGGATCGCAATGGCGGTTAATAAGGCGTCTTTGTACCATAGAATTGTTTACAGGCAGTCGTCTTGATGCCGCGCGAACCCTACGTGCAAACTCCGTTGATAGGATGATACACCAAATAAGAAATGCAGGTGAGAATGGAACCGCAGCCGTTGATCTTCATAGATGTTTTTACTTGATGGCTTTTAATCATATTGGTAACCTAATATTCTCAAAAGATTTAGACGATCCAAATTTTGAGAAAGGGTCGAAATACTTTTATCATACATGTAAGCTCATGGAGGTGAGTTGTAAGCCCAATGTAGCAGATTTTTTGCCAATTTTGAAATGGCTTGACCCTCAAGGTATCAAGAGAATGACCCGTTTTCATAGCAAACAAATATTTGAAGTTGCTAAGAGTTTTATGGAAGAAAGGATTAAAATTAGGGAATGTGAAGAGCATGGTGGTGATGAAGATAAAAGAAAGGACTTTTTAGATGTGCTTTTGGATTTTCATGGGGATGATATAAAGGCGCCTACTACCTTATCATCAACATTCATGAATAGTATCATCGCT GAACTATTTGCTGCAGGAACTGATACGACATCAAGTACCTTAGAATGGGCAATGGCTGAGCTCCTTCATAATCCTATTATACTTAAAAAGCTACAATTCGAGCTAAGAACTATTATCCATCCTGAAAAGAAGCTTGAAGAAAAAGATATCGAACATCTTCCATATCTAATGGCAGTCATCAAAGAAACTTTAAGGCTTCATCCACCTGCACCTCTTTTAATCCCACACATGGCCATGGAATCTTGCAACATGCTTGGTTTTGATATTCCCAAAAATACTCAGATTCTTGTCAATATTTGGGCAATAGGAAGAGATCCAAAGACTTGGGAAAATCCTTTAGTATTTAGGCCAGAGAGATTTTTAGAGGTGGACATGGTGGTGGATTATAAGGGTAGTCATTTTCAATACTTACCCTTTGGTTCTGGTCGCAGAATGTGTCCTGCTGTTCCTCTTGCTTCTCGTTTGCTCCCATTTGCTCTCGGATCAGTTCTGCACTCTTTTGATTGGGATTTGGGTGATGGACTCAGACCAGAAGATGTAGAGATGAGCGAAATGGTAGGATTAACACTTAGAAAGTTTGTTCCCTTAAAAGCTATTCCAGTCCCTTTCAAGAACAATTGTGCTCCCCAACACGAGTAG
- the LOC126678474 gene encoding uncharacterized protein LOC126678474, with protein sequence MSSEESETTNHNQNMITESNSIMEPDPPDIQTMEKADKENIMPHVHGIGGPIEDMVMEYSDLTEVEYRIKICIWNAQGAGSKNFLRVFKNFCTQYRFDVVSIVEPRISGEKVDNFIKNSGFDYSHRIEATGFSGGIWVLWKDNVKLTVMENNKHFMHLKVIVGREAFLVTIVYANPNASLRKGFWEDISALANVTDMPWLIGGDFNAALNDNERRGGGQVAGLAIVLFFANGICSDHNPIFLQFGHHFNGNSSRKPFRFLAAWLGDKSFGNLIRDNWNPSGSMMESINNITEHMRNWNYSRAKENYTNQRLNILEEKLSKDLEDTLYQEELLWIQKSRCDWVVDGDRNTAYFHRRTSTRRRKNKIWALKNEHGQLVDNPDTLKEMATEYYSKLFTKEVDAYTSLPCQGLFPVLENRLSDQLACAVSDDDIKKAVWHMHPLKAPGVDGLHALFYQSQWPTIGDKVCSFIHGIFNGKPFPPEINKTLITLIPKCDNPDYLKDYRPISLCNVLYKVITKIIANRLKKIMPHIIGPTQTSFVEGRHITDNIILAQEALHTMRKKKGRKGYMVIKLDLEKAYDRVSWDFLHDTLRDIGIPSYLSSVIMSCVSSTSMSILWNGCNLEAFSPSCGIRQGDPISPYLFVLCIERLAQMINMECHNKKWKPLTMGRDCPGLSHLFFADDLLLFGEASMGQVEIITRLLEIFCTSYGQRINKEKSKVLFSPNVPHASKILWANKLGFSNTDDLESYLGVPLLHGRYTKKHAAGVMNRIRTRLSNWNAKSLLLAGRSSLINSVLSAVPIYTMQTTALTKNSCNEIESKCRQFLWGSSTESRKINLIKWDVVRKSRVRGGLGHKNMSLMNEALLMKIGWKILANHDVFWVKILRSKYKILDNWVPSLPNIVGSSHLWQALGKLWGKLQAGVRWALCDGTTIRFWLDPWLGENISLIQVAIAQVPLSDLHQTVDSFVKSHGGWWWSKFENLLPNNWLLTIVNIIPPDHSNGKDFMFWGFSNSGQFSTKSAYEFLDSDIGPGEDRRWSFVWNWPGPERVRFFLWLVAHDRLLTNHERRRRHLTEEGMCPRCKIEDESICHLLRDCCFSKLIWNRVLAPTKITSFFSMNFETWLEANLKGSFNGNGHDDWVCYFGITLSLIWNWRNKYVFDGKFTSVMTVLRDIDYRVNYITAAIANKQKHDSTLRNYRNIFVGWSRPPPGWIKINTDGAFSQATRVGKAGGLARDETGRWLGSFAMCIGRDSVIGAEFRGVYHGLLLGWKLGATRVVIEVDNSLVVEKINAGSVEAAGYSNLLASIQGLLKRNWEVKINHVYREANAAADHLASMLKDNVVGIDWHTVPLFSLIPWLNHDVQGSQMSSLNENLFDSQESLFDNFMSFSHRRRQLMDPEFGGLNLQNSIDSCLDVDCPISSLTLKSVLSLKKNN encoded by the exons ATGAGCAGTGAAGAATCCGAGACAACTAACCACAATCAGAACATGATTACTGAGTCCAACTCGATAATGGAACCTGATCCTCCGGACATTCAGACGATGGAGAAGGCTGATAAGGAGAATATTATGCCACATGTTCATGGGATAGGTGGGCCTATAGAGGATATGGTCATGGAATACTCAGACCTCACTGAAGTTGAGT ACAGAATCAAAATTTGTATTTGGAACGCTCAAGGAGCTGGTTCTAAGAATTTTCTTAGAGTTTTTAAGAACTTCTGTACTCAGTATAGGTTCGATGTTGTTAGCATCGTGGAGCCTCGGATTAGTGGTGAAAAAGTAGACAACTTCATCAAAAACAGTGGGTTTGATTATTCGCATAGAATTGAAGCTACTGGGTTTTCGGGCGGTATTTGGGTTCTTTGGAAAGACAACGTTAAACTTACGGTTATGGAAAATAACAAACACTTTATGCACTTAAAAGTGATTGTTGGTAGAGAGGCCTTTCTAGTCACTATTGTCTATGCTAATCCAAACGCTAGCTTGAGAAAAGGTTTTTGGGAGGATATTAGTGCTTTAGCAAATGTAACGGATATGCCTTGGCTCATTGGAGGTGATTTTAATGCTGCTTTGAATGATAATGAGAGAAGGGGGGGGGGGCAAGTGGCAGGTTTGGCCATTGTCCTCTTTTTCGCAAATGG AATCTGCTCTGATCATAACCCGATTTTCCTGCAATTTGGCCATCATTTCAATGGAAATTCGAGTAGGAAACCGTTTCGTTTTCTGGCGGCGTGGTTAGGGGATAAGAGTTTCGGCAATCTGATTAGAGATAACTGGAATCCTTCGGGGTCCATGATGGAGTCTATCAATAACATCACAGAGCATATGAGAAATTGGAATTATTCG AGAGCGAAAGAGAATTACACTAACCAGAGACTTAATATTTTGGAGGAGAAACTTAGCAAAGATCTAGAGGATACTCTTTACCAAGAAGAGCTTCTCTGGATTCAGAAGTCTCGCTGCGATTGGGTTGTTGATGGGGATCGCAATACGGCTTATTTTCATAGGCGTACTTCGACACGGAGAAGGAAGAACAAAATTTGGGCTCTAAAGAATGAGCATGGGCAATTAGTGGATAACCCAGATACACTCAAAGAGATGGCTACTGAGTACTATTCTAAACTCTTCACTAAGGAGGTTGATGCTTACACCTCACTGCCTTGTCAAGGCCTCTTTCCTGTATTGGAAAATCGATTATCTGACCAGTTGGCGTGTGCGGTCTCTGATGATGATATTAAGAAGGCTGTTTGGCATATGCATCCGTTGAAAGCCCCGGGGGTGGATGGCCTTCATGCCCTTTTTTACCAAAGCCAATGGCCTACGATAGGCGATAAAGTTTGTAGCTTCATCCATGGTATTTTTAATGGTAAGCCTTTTCCTCCTGAGATCAACAAAACTCTCATAACGCTCATTCCCAAATGTGATAACCCTGACTATTTGAAAGATTATAGGCCGATTAGCCTTTGTAATGTGCTTTATAAGGTTATTACAAAGATTATTGCAAATCGGCTCAAGAAGATTATGCCTCACATTATTGGCCCGACCCAAACTAGTTTTGTGGAGGGGCGCCATATAACGGATAATATTATCTTAGCGCAAGAAGCTTTACACACGATGCGGAAGAAGAAAGGTAGAAAGGGGTATATGGTGATAAAGCTTGATTTAGAAAAGGCTTACGATCGGGTCTCTTGGGATTTTCTTCATGATACTTTGAGAGACATTGGCATCCCTAGCTATCTGTCATCAGTTATTATGAGCTGTGTTTCTTCTACTTCTATGAGTATCTTGTGGAATGGGTGTAATTTAGAAGCTTTCAGTCCTTCGTGTGGCATTCGTCAAGGAGATCCGATATCCCCTTACCTCTTCGTTCTTTGTATTGAGAGACTTGCCCAAATGATCAACATGGAGTGTCACAACAAGAAGTGGAAACCTCTTACTATGGGTCGGGACTGCCCGGGGCTATCCCACCTCTTCTTCGCTGATGACTTACTTCTTTTTGGAGAGGCATCAATGGGGCAGGTTGAGATTATCACCAGGTTGTTGGAGATTTTTTGCACGTCATATGGGCAGAGAATTAATAAAGAGAAGTCCAAAGTTTTATTCTCCCCCAACGTCCCTCATGCTAGTAAAATTCTTTGGGCTAATAAACTGGGTTTTTCTAACACTGATGATTTGGAAAGCTACCTGGGCGTTCCTCTCTTGCATGGGAGATATACAAAGAAACATGCAGCTGGTGTTATGAACAGAATTAGAACGCGGTTATCTAATTGGAATGCTAAATCTTTGTTGTTAGCAGGCAGGTCTTCACTAATTAACTCAGTTCTCTCTGCAGTGCCCATATACACTATGCAAACTACAGCCTTAACTAAAAACTCGTGCAATGAGATTGAGAGTAAATGTAGACAATTCCTGTGGGGATCTTCCACTGAGTCAAGGAAAATCAACTTGATCAAGTGGGATGTTGTCAGAAAATCGAGAGTTAGAGGGGGTTTGGGTCACAAAAATATGAGCTTAATGAATGAAGCCTTACTGATGAAGATTGGGTGGAAGATTTTGGCTAATCATGATGTGTTTTGGGTTAAAATTCTGAGATCAAAATACAAGATTTTAGATAATTGGGTGCCTTCCCTGCCGAATATTGTTGGCTCGTCTCATTTATGGCAAGCGTTGGGAAAGCTTTGGGGTAAGCTTCAAGCAGGGGTGAGGTGGGCTCTATGTGATGGGACTACTATCCGTTTCTGGCTTGATCCTTGGCTAGGTGAGAACATTTCGTTAATCCAGGTTGCTATTGCTCAGGTCCCTCTTTCTGATTTACATCAAACAGTTGATAGTTTTGTGAAGAGTCATGGTGGGTGGTGGTGGTCGAAGTTTGAGAATTTACTTCCAAACAACTGGCTTTTGACTATAGTTAATATTATTCCTCCAGATCATAGTAATGGAAAGGATTTTATGTTTTGGGGCTTCTCTAATTCTGGGCAGTTTTCAACGAAGTCAGCTTATGAATTCTTGGATAGTGATATTGGGCCTGGGGAGGACCGGAGATGGAGCTTTGTTTGGAATTGGCCTGGGCCAGAAAGAGTCCGTTTCTTTTTGTGGTTAGTAGCCCATGATAGGCTTTTAACAAATCACGAGAGGCGGCGGAGACATCTGACTGAAGAAGGTATGTGCCCTAGATGTAAAATAGAGGATGAATCCATTTGCCATTTGCTGAGAGATTGTTGTTTTTCCAAGCTTATCTGGAATAGAGTTTTAGCTCCGACGAAAATTACAAGTTTCTTCTCCATGAATTTTGAGACATGGCTTGAAGCTAACTTGAAAGGGTCTTTTAATGGAAATGGCCATGATGATTGGGTGTGCTATTTTGGGATTACTCTCTCGCTTATTTGGAATTGGAGAAACAAGTATGTTTTTGATGGTAAGTTTACCTCTGTCATGACTGTTCTTAGAGATATTGATTATAGGGTGAATTATATTACTGCGGCAATTGCTAATAAACAGAAACATGATTCCACTCTGAGAAACTATAGGAACATTTTTGTTGGGTGGTCTCGTCCCCCTCCTGGATGGATCAAGATTAATACTGACGGAGCTTTTAGTCAAGCCACTCGAGTTGGGAAAGCAGGGGGTTTAGCCCGGGATGAGACAGGGAGATGGCTGGGGAGTTTTGCTATGTGCATTGGTAGAGATTCGGTTATTGGGGCTGAGTTTAGAGGGGTTTACCATGGTCTTTTACTGGGCTGGAAATTAGGGGCTACAAGAGTGGTGATCGAAGTTGACAACAGCTTGGTTGTGGAAAAGATCAATGCAGGTTCAGTTGAAGCAGCTGGTTACTCAAATTTGCTCGCATCAATTCAGGGGCTTCTGAAGAGGAATTGGGAGGTGAAGATCAATCATGTCTATAGAGAAGCTAATGCTGCTGCTGATCATTTGGCGTCGATGCTGAAGGACAACGTTGTAGGAATTGATTGGCATACAGTGCCGCTGTTTAGCCTGATTCCATGGTTAAATCATGACGTACAGG GCTCTCAGATGTCATCCTTGaatgaaaatttatttgattcgCAGGAAAGTTTATTCGATAATTTTATGAGTTTTTCCCACAGACGACGCCAATTGATGGATCCAGAATTTGGAGGACTTAACCTGCAAAACAGCATAGATAGTTGTTTGGACGTTGattgtccgattagctctctTACGCTTAAGTCAGTACTgagtttaaagaaaaataattaa